The window TGGGTAATTTAGATTTAGACATCCTAGACATAATTTATCTCCTCCAATAGCTTCTTTAAGTCCATCTATAGACAAATAATAAAGCTCATCTGCATTTATTTCCTTAATTATCTCCTCAATTTCTTTTTGATTGGCAATTAACTCATTTTTCCTTGAGGTGTCAATACCATATGGACAAGGCCCTATTACCGGTGGTGAATGTATACCAACTTTTACCTTCTTTGCACCGCTTTCTCTTAACATCTTTACTATCTGCTTCATTGTTGTTCCCCTTACAATTGAATCATCAATTACAATAACTTCCTTGTTTTTTACTACTTGAGGAATGGGAATTAATTTTCTTTTAATAATTTCTTCCCTATTTTCGGGCATTATAAAGCTCCGTCCTAGATATCTGTTTCTCATAAGGCCAAGTTCTATGGGAATTTTTGAGGCAAGTGAAAATCCTAACGCACCTGAAAAACCAGAATCAAGTATTGGAATTACAATATCTCCCGTCATTTGACTTTCACGATACAGAATTCCCCCCATTTTAAACCTTGCTTTGTGTACATTTCCATAGTAAAAATTACTATCTGGTCTTGAAAAATAAATATATTCAAATGCACAAAAACGCATCTTTGTTGTTGCAAACTTTACCTTATCTAAACCCATATCTGAAAAAATAACCATCTCACCTGGTACAATTTCCGTTATTTCTTTTGCACCCAACGCCGTTAGAGCAGAATCCTCGGAAGATACAACAAATCCACCCTTAAATTTTCCATAAAATAGCGGTCTAAAGCCATAGCTGTCTCTTGCGGCTATAAGCATGCTGTCAGTTAATATCACAATAGAATAAGCTCCAGGGATCCTTGAAAGAGACCATTGAATGGAAAGTTTTGGATCAGAATAAGGAGCAAGGGAAATATAATGGAGGAATACTTCAGAATCAATTGTTGTGTTAAAAACTGCTCCTTTTTCGACAAGCGATTTCATCCTAATCTTTGCATCAGGAATATTCCCGTTGTGTGCAATTGCAAATTTGCCTTTTGAAGTTAAACCCATAAGGGGTTGAATTTCACTATTTTCTCCAAACGTCGAATATCTAACATGTCCAATACCACTTCTACCGTTTATATAATTTTCCTTAGTTAAAACTTGTGAGACCAACCCTTGCATCTTTAAAAATTTGAAACCTTCAATGACAATCCCCGTGCTTTCTTGCCCTCTGTGTTGAAGACCTAATAAAATATCATGTAAAATGTTATAAGAATCATCTACATTCCAAACACCTGCTATCCCGCACATAACACCCCTCCACTATCAAAATGAAAAAGAGGAGCAAAAGCTCCTCATCAACCACAAAATATTACTTCCCAAACAGGGAAAATCTCTTATTTATAGCCTTTTTCCACAATATTAATTTTCTTTTCATTATACCCCCTCCTAACTTTTATTCTAAAACCATTTTAAATTAGAGTCAATATCATTTTTGTAAACAATATAAATTCTACCAAACTAAAAAGTTTTTTATATTCTCTCTATATCTTTTCATTCTAAAACAGATTAATAATCCATAGCCAAGTATCTCCTTTAGTTTTTTGTTTACTTTCTCCAACATATTTGCTGTTTTTATTCTTCTCCAATGCCTTTAAGGTTTGTAATTTTTCCACGCAAATCTCGCGACACCGGCTTTCA of the Thermosipho affectus genome contains:
- the purF gene encoding amidophosphoribosyltransferase, which gives rise to MCGIAGVWNVDDSYNILHDILLGLQHRGQESTGIVIEGFKFLKMQGLVSQVLTKENYINGRSGIGHVRYSTFGENSEIQPLMGLTSKGKFAIAHNGNIPDAKIRMKSLVEKGAVFNTTIDSEVFLHYISLAPYSDPKLSIQWSLSRIPGAYSIVILTDSMLIAARDSYGFRPLFYGKFKGGFVVSSEDSALTALGAKEITEIVPGEMVIFSDMGLDKVKFATTKMRFCAFEYIYFSRPDSNFYYGNVHKARFKMGGILYRESQMTGDIVIPILDSGFSGALGFSLASKIPIELGLMRNRYLGRSFIMPENREEIIKRKLIPIPQVVKNKEVIVIDDSIVRGTTMKQIVKMLRESGAKKVKVGIHSPPVIGPCPYGIDTSRKNELIANQKEIEEIIKEINADELYYLSIDGLKEAIGGDKLCLGCLNLNYPI